One stretch of Lucilia cuprina isolate Lc7/37 chromosome 6, ASM2204524v1, whole genome shotgun sequence DNA includes these proteins:
- the LOC111680374 gene encoding high mobility group protein D, whose amino-acid sequence MTDKPKRPLSAYMIWLNSAREGIKREHPGIKVTEIAKKGGEIWRGMKDKSEWEAKAAKAKEDYEDAVKEFEANGGSTANGGGAAKKRGKAAKKVAKKSKKADSEEEEDDESD is encoded by the exons atgaCAGACAAACCAAAACGTCCTCTCTCCGCCTACATGATCTGGCTTAACTCTGCCCGCGAAGGTATTAAACGTGAACATCCCGGCATTAAGGTCACAGAAATCGCCAAAAAAGGCGGTGAAATATGGCGTGGCATGAAGGACAAATCG gaATGGGAAGCCAAAGCCGCCAAGGCCAAGGAAGATTATGAAGATGCTGTCAAAGAATTCGAGGCCAATGGTGGTAGTACAGCGAATGGTGGTGGTGCTGCCAAAAAACGTGGTAAGGCTGCTAAGAAAGTAGCGAAAAAGAGCAAGAAAGCCGATTCTGAAGAAGAGGAAGATGATGAGAGcgattaa